One region of Zingiber officinale cultivar Zhangliang chromosome 7B, Zo_v1.1, whole genome shotgun sequence genomic DNA includes:
- the LOC122006841 gene encoding ubiquitin-conjugating enzyme E2 36-like — MANSNLPRRIIKETQRLLSEPAPGISASPSEDNMRYFNVMILGPTQSPYEGGVFKLELFLPEEYPMAAPKVRFLTKIYHPNIDKLGRICLDILKDKWSPALQIRTVLLSIQALLSAPNPDDPLSENIAKHWKSNEAEAVETAKEWTRLYATGA; from the exons ATGGCCAACAGCAACCTTCCTCGCCGGATCATCAAG GAAACTCAGCGACTCCTTAGCGAACCCG CTCCCGGCATCAGTGCATCTCCGTCCGAGGATAATATGCGCTACTTCAATGTGATGATACTCGGGCCAACACAGTCTCCATATGAAG GAGGAGTTTTCAAGCTTGAGTTGTTTTTGCCTGAAGAATATCCCATGGCAGCGCCAAAG GTCCGCTTTCTTACCAAAATATACCACCCTAACATTGACAAG CTTGGAAGAATATGCCTTGACATCCTGAAAGATAAATGGAGTCCAGCCCTCCAAATCAGAACAGTACTACTCAG CATTCAAGCGCTTCTTAGTGCCCCAAATCCAGATGACCCTCTCTCCGAGAACATCGCCAAACATTGGAAGTCGAACGAAGCAGAAGCTGTCGAAACAG CAAAAGAGTGGACTCGTCTGTACGCCACAGGCGCATAA
- the LOC122006842 gene encoding interactor of constitutive active ROPs 4-like, with protein MSRARGTHLHQQQQQSPRVPLHLKNTISPEVNNSLHLRATVDQSLKLKESKCGAKADDLATKLSKAREELEKLRDRLDSAELAKEDAEQALDKAKKQICSASASVHTPQVEEPHQSLEQESKPSDDGSEGISMEKLEEQRNDVIMELKAMILEKDKKVEILLEENMIFKRKSEEEATKLLEAARAKEEELEAKIVSIEAELKESEARAGKLAVRLAVTEGEKETVEAEMRRMRVQMEQWRKAAETATALLAAGEGGFMVEMGGGRRCRSMDNHLDGWGSPAEMGEEEGGRGWRKMAGMQMLGEIWKKRTHH; from the exons ATGTCGAGGGCTAG AGGAACGCATTTGCACCAGCAGCAACAGCAGTCTCCGCGAGTTCCCCTTCACCTCAAGAACACAATCAGTCCTGAAGTTAACAATAGTCTTCATCTCCGAGCAACAGTTGATCAAAGCCTAAAGCTTAAGGAG AGTAAATGCGGTGCTAAGGCGGATGATCTAGCAACCAAATTGAGCAAAGCCCGGGAAGAGCTCGAGAAGCTTCGTGATCGATTGGACTCCGCTGAACTCGCCAAGGAAGATGCTGAACAAGCACTCGACAAGGCCAAGAAACAGATCtgctctgcttctgcttctgttCATACTCCCCAAGTAGAAGAACCACACCAATCATTGGAGCAAGAGTCAAAGCCTAGTGATGATGGCAGTGAAGGAATTTCAATGGAGAAATTGGAAGAGCAAAGGAATGATGTGATCATGGAGCTGAAAGCCATGATATTGGAGAAAGATAAGAAAGTGGAGATTCTGCTGGAGGAGAACATGATCTTCAAGCGAAAGTCCGAGGAAGAAGCTACGAAGCTCTTGGAGGCAGCGCGAGCCAAGGAAGAGGAACTCGAGGCTAAGATAGTCTCCATCGAAGCGGAATTGAAGGAGAGCGAGGCGAGAGCCGGGAAGCTAGCGGTGCGGTTGGCGGTGACTGAGGGAGAGAAAGAGACGGTGGAGGCGGAGATGAGGAGGATGCGGGTGCAAATGGAGCAATGGCGCAAGGCGGCGGAGACCGCCACTGCACTGCTGGCCGCGGGGGAGGGTGGGTTCATGGTGGAGATGGGAGGAGGAAGGCGGTGCAGGTCGATGGACAATCATCTCGATGGTTGGGGATCGCCGGCGGAGATGGGGGAGGAGGAAGGGGGTAGAGGGTGGAGAAAGATGGCCGGAATGCAGATGCTCGGAGAGATTTGGAAGAAGAGGACGCATCACTAG